A region from the Myxococcaceae bacterium JPH2 genome encodes:
- a CDS encoding ferritin-like domain-containing protein, whose protein sequence is MTTVSPRVARESSAEAILEQGGSGHVEHETGAGAANRPVIVADLYQAITRENRTLVDLTWEQQRLHESRRWSAMEMVGAVDIQRLSESDRNLVWNAGRAELTTKPGADRLERLADAECRKWQGRNDVVASILQACGTWSRYWNEEEAHHETSFNRLSRMLELEPISDATFIEYRKVFPDDDMLRTLTLLSISEIVAAVNYGHCARVIQDPGLKALFKQVGADEIQHMNYFIAFAKALVDSGEYKAKEAFAVAHLFLREGGEVHGSKRDHVESRGTHVNWWDQVEHREGLYSPDAIEKKEALIFNALKRITGMTVSSAQEVEDTWMDLVGC, encoded by the coding sequence ATGACGACGGTTTCCCCTCGCGTGGCGCGTGAGTCCTCCGCGGAGGCCATCCTCGAGCAAGGTGGCTCGGGGCACGTAGAGCACGAGACGGGGGCCGGCGCGGCGAATCGGCCCGTCATCGTCGCGGACCTGTATCAAGCCATCACGCGCGAGAACCGCACGCTGGTGGACCTGACGTGGGAGCAACAGCGCCTGCACGAGTCGCGGCGCTGGAGCGCGATGGAGATGGTGGGCGCGGTCGACATCCAGCGGCTGAGCGAGTCGGATCGCAACCTCGTGTGGAACGCGGGGCGCGCCGAGCTGACCACCAAGCCGGGCGCGGATCGCCTGGAGCGACTGGCGGACGCGGAGTGCCGCAAGTGGCAGGGGCGCAATGACGTGGTGGCGTCCATCCTCCAGGCCTGCGGCACGTGGAGCCGCTACTGGAACGAGGAGGAGGCGCACCACGAGACGAGCTTCAACCGGCTCTCGCGGATGCTGGAGCTGGAGCCCATCAGTGACGCGACGTTCATCGAGTACCGGAAGGTGTTCCCGGACGATGACATGCTGCGCACGCTCACGCTCTTGTCCATCTCGGAGATCGTCGCGGCGGTGAACTACGGGCACTGCGCGCGCGTCATCCAGGATCCAGGGCTCAAGGCGCTCTTCAAGCAGGTGGGCGCGGATGAGATCCAGCACATGAATTACTTCATCGCGTTCGCCAAGGCGCTCGTGGACAGCGGCGAGTACAAGGCCAAGGAGGCCTTCGCGGTGGCGCACCTGTTCCTGCGCGAGGGCGGCGAGGTGCACGGCAGCAAGCGCGACCACGTGGAGTCTCGCGGCACGCACGTCAATTGGTGGGACCAGGTGGAGCACCGCGAAGGGCTGTACAGCCCGGATGCGATCGAGAAGAAGGAAGCGCTCATCTTCAACGCGCTCAAGCGCATCACCGGCATGACCGTGTCCTCCGCGCAGGAGGTGGAGGACACTTGGATGGATCTGGTCGGGTGCTGA
- a CDS encoding 4'-phosphopantetheinyl transferase superfamily protein — protein MLIGLGHDLQAVHELESVEGLREPGVFFTQAELAHFARASSPHESLAAGFSAKEALFKALPPVDGWFWTDAELHHDARHAPRFEFHGALREHAEREGWHTLLSLSHSGGFVSTVVVVTLTPRP, from the coding sequence GTGCTGATCGGTCTGGGGCACGACCTGCAAGCCGTCCACGAGTTGGAGTCCGTGGAGGGGCTTCGCGAGCCGGGCGTCTTCTTCACGCAGGCGGAGCTGGCGCACTTCGCGCGCGCCAGTTCCCCGCACGAGAGCCTGGCCGCGGGCTTCTCCGCGAAGGAGGCGCTCTTCAAGGCGCTCCCGCCCGTGGACGGGTGGTTCTGGACGGATGCGGAGCTGCATCACGATGCGCGCCATGCCCCGCGCTTCGAGTTTCATGGTGCGTTGCGCGAGCACGCGGAACGCGAGGGTTGGCACACCCTGTTGTCGCTGTCTCACAGTGGCGGCTTCGTCTCGACGGTGGTCGTCGTGACGTTGACGCCGCGACCCTGA
- a CDS encoding acyl-CoA thioesterase yields the protein MRFDESILTLRVRPNDLDSLGHVNNATVLEYLEAGRWAWMELHGVRHRTHILPVVSRVEVDYRREIHPQEVGVRTVIDAPPPEDLEDGVTYRVCFRQRVFTEGGRQMAVEASVHVAFIDEQSRTLCSLQDFLAAAREPLRSGGEGGVRS from the coding sequence GTGCGTTTCGACGAATCCATCCTGACTCTGCGCGTCCGCCCCAACGATCTCGACAGCCTGGGCCACGTCAACAACGCCACCGTCTTGGAGTACCTGGAAGCGGGGCGCTGGGCGTGGATGGAGCTGCACGGCGTTCGCCACCGCACGCACATCCTTCCCGTGGTGTCTCGCGTGGAGGTCGACTACCGCCGCGAGATTCATCCCCAGGAAGTGGGCGTGCGCACCGTGATTGATGCGCCTCCGCCCGAGGACCTGGAGGACGGCGTCACCTACCGCGTGTGCTTCCGTCAGCGCGTCTTCACGGAGGGAGGCCGCCAGATGGCCGTGGAGGCCTCGGTCCACGTCGCCTTCATCGACGAGCAGTCTCGCACCCTGTGCTCGCTCCAGGACTTCCTGGCCGCCGCGCGAGAGCCCCTGCGGTCGGGAGGTGAAGGAGGGGTTCGGTCATGA
- a CDS encoding alpha/beta fold hydrolase encodes MSSTAAAPGHAPVPAEDSWVPTRGGHALHVRHVSPGARAPAVLFIPGLFSDGRFFLSASGEGPARAFLDAGFAVDVASLRGHGQSRWPERRAWDWSFDTYVRDDIPDLIRAMRARHEGPLFILAHSMAGYAVLAALAVAPELQEMVAGVCTLSSAVNDFGEGGVNKRLQFGVARWVSRVLGRFPARALKQGPSDEPAGVMRQFSDWAPTGAFRSLDGATDYWAALPRVALPVFAGVGAADVFHASPRRARKLVDSLGSSRKELLTFGRAHGHSKDFGHFDLVRGERAREEVLPRVMEWMRRVAIPTPDESSGGGAPCSN; translated from the coding sequence ATGAGCTCCACTGCCGCTGCGCCCGGACACGCTCCCGTGCCCGCCGAGGACTCTTGGGTGCCAACGCGGGGGGGCCATGCGCTCCATGTCCGGCATGTCTCGCCGGGGGCGCGCGCGCCCGCTGTTCTCTTCATCCCGGGGTTGTTCTCCGACGGGCGCTTCTTCTTGAGCGCGAGCGGAGAGGGCCCCGCGCGCGCGTTCCTGGACGCGGGCTTCGCGGTGGACGTGGCCTCGCTACGCGGACACGGCCAGAGTCGCTGGCCCGAGCGCCGCGCCTGGGACTGGTCCTTTGACACCTACGTGCGCGACGACATCCCGGACCTGATCCGCGCGATGCGCGCGCGCCATGAGGGACCGCTGTTCATCCTGGCGCACAGCATGGCGGGCTACGCGGTGCTCGCCGCGCTCGCGGTGGCGCCGGAGCTCCAGGAGATGGTCGCGGGCGTCTGCACGCTCTCCTCGGCGGTGAATGACTTTGGCGAGGGCGGCGTGAACAAGCGCCTCCAGTTCGGGGTCGCCCGGTGGGTGTCCCGAGTGCTGGGGCGCTTCCCCGCGCGAGCGCTGAAGCAGGGGCCCTCGGATGAGCCCGCGGGCGTGATGCGGCAGTTCTCTGACTGGGCGCCCACCGGAGCCTTTCGCAGCCTGGACGGTGCCACCGACTACTGGGCGGCGCTGCCACGCGTGGCGCTGCCTGTGTTCGCGGGCGTGGGGGCCGCGGACGTCTTCCATGCCTCGCCTCGGCGGGCACGCAAGCTGGTCGACAGCTTGGGCTCGTCGCGCAAGGAGTTGCTCACGTTTGGTCGCGCCCACGGCCACTCGAAGGACTTCGGGCACTTCGACCTCGTTCGCGGCGAGCGCGCGCGAGAGGAGGTCCTGCCACGCGTGATGGAGTGGATGCGGCGCGTGGCCATTCCCACCCCCGATGAGTCGTCGGGAGGAGGCGCACCATGCTCGAACTGA
- a CDS encoding AMP-binding protein codes for MLELIQRLETQDAHKGLFLYEDFAHAPLFIPYREFPSRVAAAAEHFQARGVRRGEQVILPFETSPEVIFSFFGLLELGALPLSVKPYILSTPRVTYSEFLDRIAQRYGVRRVLEAPSLSSVTLSLERLALPPANARKPGARLREVSPDELAFVQFSSGSTSFPKGVPITQAHLRENLRLIARHDGRRIEDRCCSWLPLYHDMGLIGSFLSTLTGGNDLHQSQPAAFLLDPMGWLEQLSTQRASHAVIPNFAIDYALKTLREADRQDLAKLDLSALRTVYLGSEPINIPNMHAFIDMLAPYGLRRDVFMPCYGMAEVVLMVAAAAPSKESRLVMAPNGQSAISVGRPLPEFEVRLRADDGHVCGEREMGEVELRGGTLAATYYQDERPLLGENGFYATGDLGFVQDGELYITGRVNDRIKVNGQSFFSPDFEQAVERLPFIRAGRTVVIQVKGKIVVLAEVNHPSALEREQESRRRVCESVLSGVGVTVSPEDVLFIRYGQIQKTSSGKLQRRAISEAYEAGRIRLVTPGELRADLLRMRAERLVLGAMFVARQRGRRLVTSGRAVLEAGLGRLMPKGARRDS; via the coding sequence ATGCTCGAACTGATTCAGCGTCTGGAAACGCAGGACGCCCACAAGGGCCTGTTCCTGTACGAAGACTTCGCTCACGCGCCCCTCTTCATTCCCTACCGGGAGTTCCCCTCACGCGTGGCCGCGGCCGCCGAGCACTTCCAGGCGCGCGGTGTTCGTCGGGGAGAGCAGGTCATCCTCCCGTTCGAGACCTCGCCCGAAGTCATCTTCTCCTTCTTCGGCTTGCTCGAACTGGGCGCGCTGCCCTTGTCGGTGAAGCCGTACATCCTCAGCACGCCCCGCGTGACGTACAGCGAGTTCCTCGATCGCATCGCCCAGCGGTACGGCGTGCGTCGGGTGCTCGAGGCGCCCAGCCTGTCCTCGGTGACGCTGTCGCTGGAGCGCCTGGCGCTGCCGCCAGCCAACGCGCGCAAGCCCGGTGCTCGCCTGCGCGAGGTGTCGCCGGACGAGCTGGCGTTCGTGCAGTTCTCCTCGGGGTCGACGTCATTCCCGAAGGGCGTGCCCATCACCCAGGCCCACCTGCGCGAGAACCTGCGGCTCATCGCGCGGCACGACGGGCGGCGCATCGAGGACCGCTGCTGCAGCTGGCTGCCCCTGTACCACGACATGGGGCTCATCGGTTCGTTCCTGTCCACCCTCACGGGCGGCAATGATCTGCACCAGTCGCAGCCGGCCGCGTTCCTGTTGGATCCGATGGGCTGGCTCGAGCAACTGAGCACGCAGCGCGCTTCGCACGCGGTCATCCCCAACTTCGCCATCGACTACGCGCTGAAGACGTTGCGCGAGGCGGACCGCCAGGACCTGGCCAAGTTGGATCTGTCCGCGCTGCGCACGGTCTACCTGGGCAGCGAGCCCATCAACATCCCCAACATGCACGCGTTCATCGACATGCTGGCGCCGTACGGCCTGCGGCGGGATGTGTTCATGCCCTGCTATGGCATGGCCGAGGTGGTGCTGATGGTGGCGGCCGCGGCACCGAGCAAGGAGTCGCGCCTGGTGATGGCGCCCAACGGCCAGTCCGCCATCTCCGTGGGACGTCCCCTGCCCGAGTTCGAAGTGCGCCTGCGCGCCGACGACGGACACGTGTGTGGCGAGCGCGAGATGGGAGAGGTGGAGCTGCGGGGCGGCACCCTGGCGGCGACCTACTACCAGGACGAGCGCCCCCTGCTGGGTGAGAACGGCTTCTATGCGACGGGCGACCTGGGCTTCGTCCAGGACGGCGAGCTGTACATCACCGGCCGCGTGAATGATCGCATCAAGGTGAACGGGCAGAGCTTCTTCTCGCCGGACTTCGAGCAGGCCGTGGAGCGGCTGCCCTTCATCCGCGCGGGCCGCACCGTGGTCATCCAGGTGAAGGGGAAGATCGTGGTGCTCGCCGAGGTGAATCACCCCTCCGCGCTGGAGCGCGAGCAGGAGAGCCGTCGCCGCGTGTGCGAGTCCGTCCTGTCCGGCGTGGGCGTGACGGTGTCTCCCGAGGACGTGCTCTTCATCCGCTATGGTCAGATTCAAAAGACGAGCAGCGGCAAGCTCCAGCGCCGCGCCATCAGCGAGGCCTACGAGGCGGGACGCATCCGACTGGTGACACCCGGCGAGCTGCGCGCGGACCTGCTGCGCATGCGCGCCGAGCGGCTCGTGCTGGGGGCCATGTTCGTGGCGCGCCAGCGCGGCCGTCGCCTCGTCACGTCGGGCCGCGCGGTGCTCGAAGCGGGCCTGGGGCGCCTGATGCCCAAGGGCGCGCGACGGGACTCCTGA
- a CDS encoding MarR family transcriptional regulator, producing MRRPASPPPASEERDERPDGAGGSEDTDDNAANEALAALSSQSPTPDSRRMLTLLMDLGRFRSLRDPLASICEDLNLTPTQVHALVWLGHDGPMHVGVLAQRIGITKKTITGVVDRLAEMGTVERTRDTEDRRAVVASLTASGTQLSERIARTMDAGVRQLLSLMEAEDRDALFGMLERILARLRAHQAE from the coding sequence ATGCGCCGGCCGGCCTCCCCACCTCCCGCTTCCGAGGAGCGCGACGAGCGCCCTGACGGAGCGGGAGGCAGCGAGGACACTGACGACAACGCCGCGAACGAAGCACTCGCGGCGCTGTCGAGCCAGTCTCCCACGCCCGACTCCCGGCGCATGCTGACGCTGTTGATGGACTTGGGGCGCTTCCGCTCACTGCGCGACCCACTGGCCAGCATCTGCGAAGACCTGAACCTGACGCCAACGCAGGTCCACGCGCTCGTCTGGTTGGGCCATGACGGGCCCATGCATGTTGGCGTGCTCGCGCAGCGCATCGGCATCACCAAGAAGACCATCACCGGCGTGGTGGATCGACTCGCCGAGATGGGCACGGTGGAGCGCACGCGAGACACCGAGGACCGACGCGCCGTCGTCGCGAGCCTCACCGCCAGCGGCACGCAGCTGTCCGAACGCATCGCCCGCACGATGGACGCGGGCGTGCGGCAGCTGCTGTCGCTGATGGAAGCCGAGGACCGCGACGCCCTCTTCGGGATGCTCGAGCGGATCCTCGCACGCCTGCGGGCTCACCAGGCCGAGTGA
- a CDS encoding efflux RND transporter permease subunit gives MSPLKTFIARPIFTAMLMAAVVVFGLYAYPRIGVDQFPDVDFPVVTVTTVLPGADPESMEKNVSDPLEEALNTLNGVDQLRSINLESVSQIIVQFKLDTKVDVAAQDVRDRVQATLSKLPNEVETPVVEKFDIGAAPIMTLALAGPLPIEELTRVADDVVKPALQRNGGVGSIDIVGGRDREIQLVVDPNRLRGYGLAISDVSQAVKAQSLDVPGGRTLESGRERVVRLTSEVKNVDELRDIIIASPNGAPVRVRDVAEVVDGPAEARSGAKSDGRTAVAMVVRKQSGSNTVQVAEAVKESLSDLNTLLPSGVRVEMVTDNSRFIRSSIHAVQEDLVLGGVLAVLIVLAFLRNWRSTLVAAIALPVSVVGTFAVMAALGFTFNMITMLALTLSIGLLIDDAIVVIENIVRHIEEGARPMEAAQEGAGQIALAVLAVTLAIVAVFIPVAFMEGMIGKFFYQFGVTVAVAVLISYAVSMTLTPMLSSRMLKAHAHPTGLSAAVEKVLVATENGYRNILAGILKRRALTMIVAVAVLFSTFALARFLKFTFIPEQDNGNIKLAVELPIGSTLQETQVELDQISKQVKALPGIASTFSTVGGGVQEEVHKGEVLVNLVDVKERVYKQSELKSYLRKVVKPRPGVNVTVQDISPVSGGGARTQQVQFNLRGDNWKELTAASEKVRQAMLKNPGLTDVDITYRSGKPQYDVQVDRDRAATLGVPAAALGSTLRAFLGRDKFLDYREGGETYEVKLRLPPETLASADALGQLTVRAPSGQLVELRNLARIIPADGPVQIDRQQQKRQITLLANLASNYSLSEAINFMNSYASKELPKTIIHDFEGNAKELGKSVAAFGTALLLGIILIYMILAAQFESLVHPFTIMLSLPFAFIGAIGALLITGQYMSMFALIGIIMLMGLVVKNGILLVDFTLQVREKGKTAHEALLEAAPVRLRPILMTTIAMIAGMVPVAVAKGDGAETRAPMAITIIGGLITSTFLTLGVVPVVYSLLDQVAGKFKRRKSTDVAPGGAHPAPGGQEAEPAVARVETA, from the coding sequence ATGAGCCCGCTCAAGACATTCATTGCCCGACCCATCTTCACCGCCATGCTCATGGCGGCGGTGGTGGTGTTCGGTCTCTATGCCTATCCGCGCATCGGCGTGGATCAGTTCCCCGACGTCGACTTCCCCGTCGTCACCGTGACGACGGTGCTCCCCGGCGCCGACCCTGAGTCGATGGAGAAGAACGTCTCCGATCCACTCGAGGAGGCGCTCAACACGCTCAACGGCGTGGACCAGCTGCGGTCCATCAACCTGGAGAGCGTTTCGCAGATCATCGTCCAGTTCAAGCTGGACACCAAGGTGGACGTCGCCGCGCAGGACGTGCGCGACCGCGTGCAGGCCACGCTGAGCAAGCTGCCGAACGAGGTCGAGACGCCGGTGGTCGAGAAGTTCGACATCGGCGCGGCGCCCATCATGACGCTGGCGCTCGCGGGTCCGCTGCCCATCGAGGAGCTGACGCGCGTCGCGGATGACGTGGTGAAGCCCGCGCTCCAGCGCAACGGCGGCGTCGGCAGCATCGACATCGTCGGTGGCCGGGACCGCGAGATTCAGCTCGTGGTGGATCCGAACCGCCTGCGCGGCTACGGGCTGGCCATCAGCGACGTGAGCCAGGCCGTCAAGGCGCAGAGCCTGGATGTCCCGGGGGGGCGCACGCTGGAGAGCGGCCGCGAGCGCGTGGTGCGCCTCACCTCCGAGGTGAAGAACGTGGACGAGCTGCGCGACATCATCATCGCCAGCCCCAACGGCGCCCCGGTGCGCGTGCGTGACGTGGCCGAGGTGGTGGACGGTCCCGCCGAGGCCCGCTCCGGCGCCAAGAGCGACGGCCGCACCGCCGTGGCCATGGTGGTCCGCAAGCAGTCCGGCTCCAACACCGTGCAGGTCGCCGAGGCCGTCAAGGAGTCCCTTTCCGACCTCAACACCCTGCTCCCCTCGGGCGTGCGGGTGGAAATGGTGACGGACAACTCGCGGTTCATCCGCTCGTCCATCCACGCGGTGCAGGAGGACCTGGTGCTCGGCGGCGTGCTCGCCGTGCTCATCGTGCTCGCGTTCCTTCGCAACTGGCGCTCCACGCTGGTGGCCGCCATCGCGCTGCCGGTGTCGGTGGTCGGCACGTTCGCGGTCATGGCCGCGCTCGGCTTCACCTTCAACATGATCACCATGTTGGCGCTGACCCTCTCCATCGGTCTGCTCATCGACGACGCCATCGTGGTCATCGAGAACATCGTCCGGCACATCGAAGAAGGTGCCCGGCCGATGGAGGCCGCGCAGGAGGGCGCCGGTCAGATTGCCCTCGCGGTGCTCGCGGTGACGCTGGCCATCGTGGCGGTGTTCATCCCGGTGGCCTTCATGGAAGGCATGATCGGCAAGTTCTTCTACCAGTTCGGCGTGACGGTGGCGGTGGCGGTGCTCATCTCCTACGCCGTCTCCATGACGCTGACGCCGATGCTGTCGTCGCGCATGTTGAAGGCGCACGCGCACCCCACCGGCCTGAGCGCGGCGGTGGAGAAGGTGCTGGTCGCCACGGAGAACGGCTACCGCAACATCCTCGCGGGCATCCTCAAGCGCCGCGCGCTGACGATGATCGTCGCGGTGGCGGTGCTCTTCTCCACCTTCGCGCTGGCGCGCTTCCTGAAGTTCACCTTCATCCCCGAGCAGGACAACGGGAACATCAAGCTCGCGGTGGAGCTGCCCATTGGGTCCACGCTGCAGGAGACGCAGGTCGAGCTGGATCAGATCTCCAAGCAGGTGAAGGCGCTGCCCGGCATCGCCTCCACCTTCTCCACGGTGGGCGGTGGCGTGCAGGAGGAAGTCCACAAGGGCGAGGTGCTCGTCAACCTCGTGGACGTCAAGGAGCGCGTCTACAAGCAGAGCGAGCTGAAGTCGTACCTGCGCAAGGTCGTCAAGCCGCGCCCGGGCGTGAACGTCACCGTGCAGGACATCTCTCCGGTGTCCGGTGGTGGCGCGCGCACCCAGCAGGTGCAGTTCAACCTGCGCGGCGACAACTGGAAGGAGCTGACGGCCGCCTCCGAAAAGGTGCGGCAGGCCATGCTCAAGAACCCGGGCCTGACGGACGTGGACATCACGTACCGCTCCGGCAAGCCGCAGTACGACGTGCAGGTGGATCGCGACCGCGCCGCCACGCTCGGCGTGCCCGCCGCGGCCCTGGGCAGCACGCTGCGCGCCTTCCTCGGCCGCGACAAGTTCCTCGACTACCGCGAGGGCGGCGAGACGTACGAGGTGAAGCTGCGCCTGCCTCCGGAGACGCTCGCGTCCGCGGACGCGCTCGGTCAGCTCACCGTGCGCGCGCCCTCGGGACAGCTCGTGGAGCTGCGCAACCTGGCGCGCATCATCCCCGCGGATGGTCCGGTGCAGATCGACCGCCAGCAGCAGAAGCGGCAGATCACCCTGCTCGCCAACCTCGCCAGCAACTACTCGCTCAGCGAAGCCATCAACTTCATGAACAGCTACGCGAGCAAGGAGCTGCCCAAGACGATCATCCACGACTTCGAAGGCAACGCGAAGGAGCTCGGGAAGTCGGTGGCGGCGTTCGGCACGGCGCTGCTCCTGGGCATCATCCTCATCTACATGATCCTCGCGGCGCAGTTCGAAAGCCTGGTGCACCCGTTCACCATCATGCTGTCGCTGCCCTTCGCGTTCATCGGAGCGATTGGCGCGCTGCTCATCACCGGCCAGTACATGTCCATGTTCGCCCTCATCGGCATCATCATGCTCATGGGCCTGGTGGTGAAGAACGGCATCCTCTTGGTGGACTTCACGCTCCAGGTTCGTGAGAAGGGCAAGACGGCCCACGAGGCCCTCCTGGAGGCCGCGCCGGTCCGTCTGCGCCCCATCCTGATGACGACCATCGCGATGATCGCCGGCATGGTGCCGGTCGCGGTGGCCAAGGGCGACGGCGCCGAGACGCGCGCGCCCATGGCCATCACCATCATCGGCGGCCTCATCACCTCCACGTTCCTCACGCTGGGCGTGGTGCCGGTGGTGTACTCGCTGCTGGATCAGGTCGCCGGGAAGTTCAAGCGGCGAAAGAGCACGGACGTGGCGCCGGGAGGCGCGCATCCCGCGCCCGGTGGACAGGAGGCTGAGCCCGCAGTGGCCCGCGTGGAGACGGCCTGA
- a CDS encoding efflux RND transporter periplasmic adaptor subunit: MNQRIWVAAVVAVALSTGCAKADAEKAKLPEAQGSTALGVKAITPSTELDANVTRVTGQVRSKQEATLSAQATGTLFKVNVKVGDRVKKNDTLAVLDTSNVRIGVEQARAAKDMADAALQLATSSLERTRKVAESGGVSASGMDQAEIGQKQAAAQAAQAAAALKMAEENLRDMSILAPFDGVITARMKNVGDTVAMMPPTPVFSIVDDKGLEVRLLVPESVIDKVQLGQVTPGTVNPSGMRFEAKVANVGAVVDSTSRTVEVLADVTGTTPNPLRPGALVEMDFSKGSNSAGLFLPAQAVTARGQDGFVWVVEDGTVHKRDVRVERVLPGYVRVLQGLSADDRVLADSSLDVKDGSAVRVVQ; encoded by the coding sequence GTGAATCAGCGAATCTGGGTGGCCGCCGTGGTGGCCGTGGCGTTGTCGACGGGGTGTGCGAAGGCGGACGCGGAGAAGGCGAAGCTGCCCGAGGCGCAGGGTTCCACCGCGCTGGGCGTCAAGGCCATCACCCCCTCCACGGAGCTTGACGCGAACGTGACGCGGGTGACGGGGCAGGTCCGCTCCAAGCAGGAGGCCACGCTGAGCGCCCAGGCCACCGGCACCCTCTTCAAGGTGAACGTGAAGGTCGGGGACCGGGTGAAGAAGAACGACACCCTGGCGGTGCTGGACACGTCCAACGTGCGCATCGGGGTGGAGCAGGCTCGGGCGGCCAAGGACATGGCGGACGCGGCGCTGCAGCTCGCCACGAGCAGCCTGGAGCGCACCCGCAAGGTGGCCGAGTCCGGTGGCGTCTCCGCCAGCGGCATGGACCAGGCGGAGATTGGCCAGAAGCAGGCGGCCGCTCAGGCGGCCCAGGCCGCCGCCGCGCTGAAGATGGCGGAGGAGAACCTGCGCGACATGTCCATCCTGGCGCCCTTCGACGGCGTCATCACCGCGCGGATGAAGAACGTGGGCGACACGGTGGCGATGATGCCGCCCACGCCGGTCTTCTCCATCGTGGACGACAAGGGCCTGGAGGTTCGGCTGCTGGTGCCCGAGTCCGTCATCGACAAGGTGCAGCTCGGCCAGGTCACCCCCGGCACCGTCAACCCCAGCGGCATGCGCTTCGAGGCGAAGGTCGCCAACGTGGGCGCGGTGGTGGACAGCACCAGCCGCACCGTCGAGGTACTCGCGGACGTGACGGGCACCACGCCCAACCCGCTGCGCCCCGGCGCGCTCGTGGAGATGGACTTCTCCAAGGGCAGCAACTCGGCCGGCCTCTTCCTGCCCGCGCAGGCGGTCACCGCCCGAGGCCAGGACGGCTTCGTGTGGGTGGTGGAGGACGGCACCGTGCACAAGCGCGACGTCCGCGTGGAGCGCGTGCTGCCTGGCTACGTGCGCGTGCTGCAGGGGCTGAGCGCGGATGACCGCGTGCTCGCCGACTCGTCGCTGGACGTCAAGGACGGCTCCGCCGTTCGCGTGGTGCAGTGA
- a CDS encoding acyl-CoA dehydrogenase family protein, protein MLNPFTEEHEAFRKTVRAFVEKELTPHGLEWDRAGIFPRELFKTCGDLGFLGINHDPKYGGSGLDYWYVTAFAEELSRSRNAGVNMALLVQSQMATPIINDIGTDEQKREFLEPALKGEKIAALGVSEPGCGSDVANIQTTARRDGDDYVINGSKMWITNGTRADFITLAVRTGEAGYGGISLVTFPTDVKGFSVSKKLDKVGNLSSDTAILYFEDCRIPARYVLGTENEGFYSIMTNFQGERLVGAITTVAAMERMIEDALGYGTEREAFGRPLIKFQVWRHKFVEHLTAIEAARRLTYHAVDLFNEKKDPVKEISMAKLFAGDLAQRVAYDAQQFFGGMGYIEETPIARMWRDIRLITIGGGTSEVMKEIISKLYGF, encoded by the coding sequence ATGCTGAACCCGTTCACCGAGGAGCACGAGGCGTTTCGCAAGACGGTGCGCGCCTTCGTGGAGAAGGAACTGACGCCCCACGGCTTGGAGTGGGACCGGGCCGGCATCTTCCCTCGCGAGCTGTTCAAGACGTGTGGCGACCTGGGGTTCCTGGGCATCAACCACGACCCCAAGTACGGCGGCAGCGGGCTGGACTACTGGTACGTCACGGCGTTCGCGGAGGAGCTGAGCCGCAGCCGCAACGCGGGCGTGAACATGGCGCTCCTGGTGCAGAGCCAGATGGCCACGCCCATCATCAACGACATTGGAACGGACGAGCAGAAGCGCGAGTTCCTCGAGCCGGCGCTCAAGGGCGAGAAGATCGCCGCGCTGGGCGTGAGCGAGCCGGGGTGCGGCTCGGACGTGGCGAACATCCAGACGACCGCGCGGCGCGATGGTGACGACTACGTCATCAACGGCTCGAAGATGTGGATCACCAACGGCACGCGCGCGGACTTCATCACGCTCGCGGTGCGCACGGGCGAGGCCGGCTATGGCGGCATCTCGCTGGTGACGTTCCCCACGGACGTGAAGGGGTTCAGCGTCTCCAAGAAGCTCGACAAGGTGGGCAACCTGTCCTCGGACACGGCCATCCTCTACTTCGAGGACTGCCGCATCCCCGCGCGCTACGTGCTCGGCACGGAGAACGAGGGCTTCTACTCCATCATGACCAACTTCCAGGGCGAGCGCCTGGTGGGGGCCATCACCACGGTGGCCGCGATGGAGCGGATGATTGAAGACGCCCTGGGCTATGGAACCGAGCGCGAGGCGTTTGGCCGGCCGCTGATCAAGTTCCAGGTGTGGCGCCACAAGTTCGTGGAGCACCTGACCGCCATCGAAGCAGCGCGGCGCCTCACGTACCACGCGGTGGATCTCTTCAACGAGAAGAAGGACCCCGTGAAGGAGATCTCCATGGCGAAGCTGTTCGCCGGAGATCTCGCCCAGCGCGTGGCCTACGACGCCCAGCAGTTCTTCGGCGGCATGGGCTACATCGAGGAGACGCCCATCGCCCGCATGTGGCGCGACATTCGCCTCATCACCATCGGTGGAGGAACCTCCGAGGTGATGAAGGAGATCATCTCCAAGCTGTACGGCTTCTGA